The Bradyrhizobium sp. WBAH42 genome includes a window with the following:
- a CDS encoding CaiB/BaiF CoA-transferase family protein produces the protein MQSSQSTSRRSGPLAGLKVIDLTHVMAGPTCTLMLADMGADVIKIEKWPNGDDTRHSVPPKIGDEAASFLMMNRNKRGIVLDLKTDGGKEVLRRLIADADVLVENFAPGAMERLGFGYEALHAEFPALIYCSLSGFGRTGPYKHRRGFDLVAQAMSGIMSFTGERPDGPPVKCGPPLSDITAGLLASMGILAAYTHRLNTGEGQWVETSLYEAALVQTYWQSTIALAAGTAPRAMGSAHPLNAPYQAFEASDGWLVVGGANKKHWLLMLEALGASELADDPRFVTGADRMANLKKLEAVLSERFRTQTRAHWLAALDEKGVPCGPVHDMLEALSDPQTLAREMVVEVEHSTLGPVKTIGLPIKFSETPGKVRSGAPVYGEHTREVLAEHGFDQSRIEALEKEGAIVSAQEKREERVA, from the coding sequence ATTGACCTTACCCACGTCATGGCCGGACCGACCTGCACCTTGATGCTCGCCGACATGGGCGCCGACGTCATCAAGATCGAGAAATGGCCGAACGGCGACGACACCCGCCATTCGGTGCCGCCGAAGATCGGCGACGAGGCGGCGTCCTTCCTGATGATGAACCGCAACAAGCGCGGCATCGTGCTGGATCTCAAGACCGACGGCGGCAAGGAGGTGCTGCGCCGGTTGATCGCGGATGCCGACGTGCTGGTCGAGAACTTTGCGCCTGGCGCGATGGAGCGCCTCGGCTTCGGCTATGAGGCGCTGCACGCGGAATTCCCGGCACTGATCTATTGCTCCCTGTCGGGCTTCGGCCGTACCGGCCCCTACAAGCATCGCAGGGGATTCGACCTCGTCGCGCAGGCCATGAGCGGCATCATGAGCTTTACCGGCGAGCGGCCCGACGGTCCTCCGGTCAAGTGCGGGCCGCCGCTGTCCGACATCACGGCCGGCCTGCTCGCGAGCATGGGCATCCTTGCGGCCTACACCCATCGCCTCAACACGGGCGAGGGGCAGTGGGTCGAGACCTCGCTGTATGAAGCCGCCTTGGTGCAGACCTATTGGCAGTCGACCATCGCGCTCGCCGCGGGCACCGCGCCGCGCGCGATGGGCTCGGCGCATCCGCTCAACGCGCCATATCAGGCCTTCGAAGCCTCGGACGGCTGGCTCGTGGTCGGCGGCGCCAACAAGAAGCACTGGCTGTTGATGCTGGAAGCGCTCGGCGCAAGCGAACTCGCCGACGATCCGCGCTTCGTCACCGGCGCCGATCGCATGGCCAATCTGAAGAAGCTCGAAGCCGTCCTCAGCGAGCGCTTCCGCACCCAAACGCGGGCGCATTGGCTCGCGGCGCTGGACGAGAAGGGCGTGCCGTGCGGCCCCGTGCACGACATGCTGGAGGCGCTGAGCGATCCGCAGACGCTGGCGCGGGAGATGGTTGTCGAGGTCGAGCACTCCACGCTCGGTCCCGTCAAGACGATCGGGCTTCCCATCAAGTTTTCGGAGACCCCGGGCAAAGTGCGATCAGGCGCACCGGTCTATGGTGAACACACGCGAGAGGTTCTGGCCGAGCACGGGTTCGACCAGTCACGAATCGAAGCGCTCGAAAAAGAAGGCGCAATCGTTTCCGCCCAGGAAAAGCGCGAGGAACGCGTCGCCTGA
- a CDS encoding tripartite tricarboxylate transporter substrate binding protein, whose protein sequence is MGRTSTFLLSAAAVVLAGTMPALAAWQPQKPIEFIATAGPGGGTDNLARAVQNIITKHKLTDQPIVVVNKGGGSGAEGYVYGKASAGDPYKVIFGTSNAWQQPLVSKVAFNYTDLTPIAAMAQDEFLLWVKQDASYKTAGDYLKAAASGEFKMGGAQSKDTDEVLTRMIEKAGKVKLTYIPFKSGAETAVQLAGGHLDSHVNNPSESLGQWRGGTQRPLCVFSPKRLPQGPKVTATEGWGDVPTCVEQGLDIKQYEQPRTVWLPGKVTPEQAAFYVDLMKKVQATPEWKDYIEKTSQVDTFLTGAELDKFIKEDLEHVKQVAGEQGWLVK, encoded by the coding sequence ATGGGTCGGACGTCAACATTTCTGCTCTCCGCAGCCGCAGTCGTGCTCGCCGGCACCATGCCGGCGCTCGCCGCCTGGCAGCCGCAAAAGCCGATCGAGTTCATTGCCACCGCCGGCCCCGGCGGCGGCACCGACAATCTCGCGCGCGCGGTGCAGAACATCATCACCAAGCACAAGCTGACGGACCAGCCGATCGTCGTCGTCAACAAGGGCGGCGGCAGCGGCGCCGAGGGCTATGTCTACGGCAAGGCCTCCGCGGGCGATCCCTACAAGGTGATCTTCGGCACGTCGAATGCCTGGCAGCAGCCGCTCGTCTCCAAGGTCGCCTTCAACTACACCGATCTCACGCCGATCGCGGCGATGGCGCAGGACGAGTTCCTGCTCTGGGTCAAGCAGGACGCGTCGTACAAGACCGCGGGCGACTATCTGAAGGCGGCCGCATCGGGCGAATTCAAGATGGGCGGCGCGCAGTCCAAGGACACCGACGAGGTGCTGACCCGCATGATCGAGAAGGCCGGCAAGGTCAAGCTGACCTACATCCCCTTCAAGAGCGGCGCCGAGACCGCCGTGCAGCTCGCCGGCGGCCATCTCGACTCCCACGTCAACAACCCCAGCGAGAGCCTCGGGCAATGGCGCGGCGGCACGCAGCGACCGCTTTGCGTGTTCAGCCCGAAGCGGCTGCCGCAGGGCCCGAAGGTCACCGCGACCGAAGGCTGGGGCGACGTTCCGACCTGCGTCGAGCAGGGCCTCGACATCAAGCAATACGAGCAGCCCCGCACCGTGTGGCTGCCCGGCAAGGTCACGCCGGAGCAGGCCGCGTTCTATGTCGACCTCATGAAGAAGGTGCAGGCAACGCCGGAGTGGAAGGACTACATCGAGAAGACCTCCCAGGTCGACACGTTCCTGACCGGTGCCGAGCTTGACAAGTTCATCAAGGAGGACCTCGAGCACGTCAAACAGGTCGCAGGCGAGCAGGGCTGGCTGGTCAAGTGA
- a CDS encoding tripartite tricarboxylate transporter TctB family protein, with the protein MISRRALELATAVLTGSFGVAVVVSSLDNGIGWSSAGVDAGTFPFLTGIIVVLGSLYNLGRGLLPAATLANVPIAITSIELRRLAGLFVPAAIFVAAIPLAGMYVASALYVFAVLAIPRHQSVPRALAMAGATALALYLVFERMFQVSLPHGALAAAFGF; encoded by the coding sequence ATGATCTCACGCCGCGCGCTTGAACTTGCGACCGCCGTGCTCACCGGCAGCTTCGGCGTGGCTGTCGTCGTCTCCAGCCTCGACAACGGCATCGGTTGGTCGAGCGCAGGCGTGGACGCCGGCACATTCCCGTTCCTGACCGGGATCATCGTCGTGCTCGGCAGCCTCTACAATCTGGGACGAGGCCTGCTGCCGGCCGCGACGCTCGCAAACGTACCGATCGCGATCACGTCCATCGAGCTGCGGCGGCTCGCGGGCCTGTTCGTGCCGGCTGCGATCTTCGTCGCCGCGATCCCGCTCGCCGGGATGTACGTCGCCTCGGCTCTGTACGTCTTCGCGGTGCTGGCGATCCCGCGGCACCAATCCGTGCCGCGCGCGCTCGCCATGGCAGGAGCCACGGCGCTCGCGCTCTATCTCGTGTTCGAGCGCATGTTCCAGGTCAGCCTGCCGCACGGCGCGCTCGCCGCCGCCTTCGGGTTCTGA
- a CDS encoding tripartite tricarboxylate transporter permease: protein MDNLAELLHGFTIAVTAPHLVLMVVGVLLGILVGVLPGLGAPNGVSLLLPLTFGMQPVSAIILLSSMYWGALFGGSVTSILFNIPGEPSSVATTFDGYPMARDGRPTTALATAFGSAAFGALVGVILITFLASWVAQVALAFGPAEYFAVYFLAFASFVGMGGAAPIKTVVALAIGFAIAAIGIDTVSGSVRLTMGVDELVKGVSFVVAVMGLFGIGELLVAVEEEFHARAVSSKIDWREVFRAVGRLPRHGVALLRSAAIGCWMGITPGGPTAASFMSYGIARRFSRRGRYFGTGEVEGIISPETADHAAGTSALLPMLSLGIPGSATAAVMMGGLMIWGLNPGPMLFVDSKDFVWGLIASMYVGNIVAVVLVLLTVPVFAALMRIPFVVIAPLIVIICVVGAYSVSNSYLDVVMMLGFGVVGYLFKKLFYPLAPLVLAIVIGDKAEDAFRQSMLISKGSLGIFFANKLVTCLIVGGIALLLLPLVLQLARLWRKPSSPATDTPVQEKVII, encoded by the coding sequence ATGGACAATCTCGCAGAGCTCCTGCACGGCTTCACCATCGCGGTCACGGCGCCGCATCTGGTTCTGATGGTGGTCGGCGTGCTGCTCGGCATTCTCGTCGGCGTGCTGCCGGGGCTGGGCGCGCCGAACGGGGTGTCGCTGCTCTTGCCGCTCACCTTCGGCATGCAGCCGGTCTCGGCCATCATCCTGCTCTCCAGCATGTATTGGGGCGCACTGTTCGGCGGCTCGGTAACCTCGATCCTGTTCAACATTCCGGGCGAGCCGTCGTCGGTGGCGACCACCTTCGACGGCTATCCCATGGCGCGCGACGGCCGGCCGACCACGGCGCTCGCGACCGCCTTCGGCTCGGCGGCGTTCGGCGCCCTGGTCGGCGTCATCCTGATCACGTTCCTCGCCTCCTGGGTGGCGCAGGTCGCGCTCGCCTTCGGACCGGCCGAGTATTTTGCGGTGTATTTCCTGGCCTTCGCCAGCTTCGTCGGCATGGGCGGCGCGGCACCGATCAAGACCGTCGTGGCACTCGCGATCGGCTTTGCGATCGCCGCCATCGGCATCGACACCGTGTCCGGCAGCGTCCGCCTCACCATGGGCGTCGATGAGCTGGTCAAGGGCGTCAGCTTCGTCGTCGCGGTGATGGGCCTGTTCGGCATTGGCGAGCTGCTGGTCGCCGTCGAGGAGGAGTTTCACGCCCGCGCGGTCTCCTCGAAGATCGATTGGCGCGAGGTGTTCCGCGCGGTCGGCCGCCTGCCGCGGCACGGCGTGGCATTGCTGCGCAGCGCCGCGATCGGCTGCTGGATGGGCATCACGCCGGGCGGCCCGACCGCGGCCTCCTTCATGAGCTACGGGATTGCGCGCCGCTTCTCGCGCCGCGGCCGATATTTCGGCACCGGCGAGGTCGAAGGCATCATCTCGCCGGAGACGGCCGATCATGCCGCCGGGACCAGCGCGCTGCTGCCGATGCTCTCGCTCGGCATTCCCGGCTCGGCGACTGCGGCCGTGATGATGGGCGGGCTGATGATCTGGGGCCTCAATCCCGGGCCGATGCTGTTCGTCGACAGCAAGGATTTCGTCTGGGGCCTGATCGCCTCGATGTATGTCGGCAACATCGTTGCCGTGGTGCTGGTGCTGCTGACGGTTCCGGTGTTCGCCGCTTTGATGCGGATACCCTTCGTGGTGATCGCGCCGCTGATCGTGATCATCTGCGTCGTCGGCGCCTATTCGGTGTCGAACTCCTATCTCGACGTCGTCATGATGCTCGGCTTCGGGGTCGTCGGCTATCTCTTCAAGAAGCTGTTCTATCCCTTAGCGCCACTCGTGCTCGCAATCGTCATCGGCGACAAGGCCGAGGACGCGTTCCGGCAGTCGATGCTGATCTCCAAGGGCTCGCTGGGCATCTTCTTCGCGAACAAGCTGGTGACGTGCCTGATCGTGGGCGGCATCGCGCTGCTGCTGCTTCCGCTTGTGCTGCAGCTGGCGCGGCTGTGGCGCAAACCCTCTTCGCCCGCGACCGATACGCCAGTCCAGGAAAAGGTGATCATATGA
- a CDS encoding 4-hydroxythreonine-4-phosphate dehydrogenase PdxA yields MTAKPLIALAMGDPAGISPELTAKLVAQDDIRASCRLVVIGDRRIFDEGARVAGVRPDLSTVEQGTELRAAGEDALFIDLRHLDPREVEPKTATLAGGKFALANYRHALELGRDGHVDAVCFTPFNKQAMRLARAEYDDEIAFSAEVVGLKTPASEFNVLDRLWNARVTSHIPLKDVAAKLSGERIHRALKLTDSCMRNAGFARPRIAVAGLNPHAGDGGNFGREEIDVIAPVVAASQREGIAAEGPFPADTVFLRAKAGAFDAVLTMYHDQGQIAMKLMGFDRGVTLLGGFPFPICTPAHGTAYDIAGQGIASIGASRAALLLAAEMARRTR; encoded by the coding sequence ATGACCGCAAAGCCGCTGATTGCGCTGGCCATGGGCGATCCCGCCGGCATCAGCCCGGAGCTGACGGCGAAGCTGGTGGCGCAGGACGACATTCGCGCGAGCTGCCGGCTCGTCGTCATCGGCGATCGCCGCATCTTCGACGAGGGGGCGCGCGTCGCTGGCGTCCGGCCGGACTTGTCCACGGTGGAGCAGGGGACCGAGCTTCGCGCGGCGGGGGAGGATGCACTGTTCATCGATCTCCGCCACCTCGACCCCAGGGAGGTCGAGCCGAAGACGGCGACCCTTGCCGGCGGAAAATTCGCGCTGGCCAATTACAGACATGCGCTCGAGCTCGGCCGCGACGGCCATGTCGACGCGGTCTGTTTCACCCCCTTCAACAAGCAGGCGATGCGTCTTGCCCGTGCCGAGTACGACGACGAGATCGCGTTCTCGGCCGAGGTCGTCGGTCTCAAAACGCCGGCAAGCGAATTCAACGTGCTCGACCGGCTCTGGAACGCACGGGTCACCTCGCACATCCCGCTCAAGGACGTCGCTGCGAAGCTGTCCGGCGAACGCATCCATCGCGCGCTCAAGCTGACCGATTCCTGCATGCGCAACGCCGGCTTTGCGCGGCCGCGGATCGCGGTCGCGGGCCTCAATCCCCATGCCGGCGACGGTGGCAATTTCGGCCGCGAGGAGATCGATGTGATTGCGCCGGTGGTCGCGGCGAGCCAGCGCGAGGGCATTGCTGCGGAGGGACCGTTTCCCGCCGACACCGTGTTCCTGCGCGCCAAGGCCGGCGCCTTCGATGCCGTGCTGACGATGTATCACGACCAGGGCCAGATCGCGATGAAGCTGATGGGTTTCGATCGCGGCGTGACCTTGCTCGGCGGCTTCCCGTTCCCGATCTGCACGCCCGCGCACGGCACCGCCTACGACATTGCGGGGCAAGGCATCGCCTCGATTGGCGCCAGCCGCGCGGCACTGCTGCTCGCAGCGGAGATGGCTCGGCGCACCCGTTAA
- a CDS encoding SDR family oxidoreductase, producing MKIVVIGGTGLIGSRLVAKLKLHGHDAVAASPKSGVNAVTGEGLAAALSGADVVVDVANAPSWEPAAVLAFFQRSSENLVAAEAAAGVRHHVALSIVGTDRSPDNAYFRAKLAQETVIKSGSVPYSIVRATQFFEFLGAIAETSVREGKIVVPSALFQPIAAADVADRLAEVATEQPLNGTIDIAGPEKAPFNEFIARRLRAAGDARPVVGDPKAPYYGALIDDQSLNPLGEARLGTTPLAKWLATA from the coding sequence ATGAAGATCGTCGTGATCGGCGGAACCGGATTGATTGGGTCCAGGCTCGTGGCGAAGCTCAAGCTGCACGGCCACGATGCGGTGGCTGCCTCGCCGAAATCCGGCGTGAACGCCGTCACCGGGGAAGGCCTTGCCGCAGCGCTTTCGGGCGCGGATGTGGTCGTCGACGTCGCCAACGCGCCGTCCTGGGAGCCGGCCGCGGTGCTCGCGTTCTTCCAGCGATCGAGCGAGAATCTCGTCGCGGCCGAGGCCGCAGCAGGCGTGAGACATCACGTGGCGCTCTCGATCGTCGGCACCGACCGCTCGCCCGACAACGCCTATTTCCGTGCCAAGCTGGCGCAGGAAACCGTCATCAAGTCCGGCTCGGTCCCCTACTCGATCGTGCGCGCCACCCAGTTCTTCGAGTTCCTCGGCGCCATCGCCGAGACCAGCGTGCGCGAGGGGAAGATCGTCGTTCCCTCCGCATTGTTTCAGCCGATCGCGGCAGCCGACGTCGCCGACCGCCTCGCCGAAGTCGCAACGGAGCAGCCGCTCAACGGGACGATCGATATCGCCGGACCCGAGAAGGCGCCCTTCAATGAATTCATCGCGCGGCGTCTGAGGGCAGCCGGCGACGCCCGGCCTGTGGTCGGAGATCCGAAGGCGCCCTATTACGGCGCTCTCATCGACGACCAATCGCTGAACCCGCTCGGCGAGGCGCGGCTCGGGACGACGCCGCTCGCCAAGTGGCTCGCGACGGCCTGA
- a CDS encoding methyl-accepting chemotaxis protein yields MSAALGLKAKPIATAPADDDSDISALINRLTAEVNQIAVDKTKSIQQITNQMKMLALNALIESSRAGAQGAGFAVVAQEVRGVGQQVETIARELETQLTKRTGDLVASIDRMSQRSRGERMVDLSLNAIELIDRNLYERTCDVRWWATDSAVVDCAASPSAAAVSHASQRLGVILGAYTVYLDLWLCDLDGNVIANGRADRFRVVGQNVAHTKWFRDARSLRSGDDYVAGDVENQPLLGNAQVATYCASVRAGGQANGAPIGVLAIHFDWEPQARAIVQGVRVGDSDKARVLLVDSNFRVIAASDGQGILSERISLSLNGQRSGFYHDRTGTLVAFHATPGYETYRGLGWYGVIVCGA; encoded by the coding sequence CCACCGCACCTGCGGACGATGATTCCGACATCTCCGCGCTGATCAACCGCCTCACCGCGGAGGTCAACCAGATCGCGGTCGACAAGACCAAGTCGATCCAGCAGATCACCAACCAGATGAAGATGCTGGCGCTGAACGCGCTGATCGAAAGCTCGCGCGCCGGCGCACAAGGCGCGGGCTTTGCGGTCGTGGCTCAGGAGGTGCGCGGCGTCGGCCAGCAGGTCGAGACCATCGCCCGCGAGCTCGAGACCCAGCTAACCAAACGCACCGGCGATCTCGTCGCCTCGATCGACCGCATGAGCCAGCGCTCCCGCGGCGAGCGGATGGTCGACCTGTCGCTCAACGCGATCGAGCTGATCGACCGCAATCTCTATGAACGCACCTGCGACGTGCGCTGGTGGGCGACCGATTCCGCCGTGGTCGATTGCGCGGCCTCGCCCAGTGCTGCGGCGGTCTCCCATGCCTCGCAGCGCCTCGGCGTGATCCTCGGGGCCTACACCGTCTATCTCGATCTCTGGCTCTGCGACCTCGACGGCAACGTCATCGCCAACGGCCGCGCCGACCGCTTCCGCGTCGTCGGCCAGAACGTCGCCCATACCAAATGGTTTCGCGACGCGCGGTCCTTGCGCTCCGGCGACGATTATGTCGCCGGCGACGTCGAGAACCAGCCGCTGCTCGGCAATGCCCAGGTCGCGACCTATTGCGCCAGCGTCCGCGCCGGCGGCCAGGCCAACGGCGCCCCGATCGGGGTGCTCGCCATCCATTTCGACTGGGAGCCGCAGGCCCGCGCCATCGTACAGGGCGTGCGCGTCGGCGACAGCGACAAGGCCCGCGTGCTGCTGGTCGATTCGAATTTCCGCGTGATCGCGGCCTCCGACGGCCAGGGCATCCTCAGCGAACGCATCTCGCTGTCGCTGAACGGCCAGCGCTCCGGCTTCTACCACGACCGCACGGGCACGCTGGTCGCTTTCCATGCCACCCCGGGTTACGAGACCTATCGCGGGCTCGGCTGGTACGGCGTGATCGTCTGCGGGGCGTGA